A stretch of the Gracilinanus agilis isolate LMUSP501 chromosome 4, AgileGrace, whole genome shotgun sequence genome encodes the following:
- the PPP1R18 gene encoding phostensin: MATVPDWKLQLLARRRQEEAAVRGREQAERDRLAQMPAWKRGLLERRRAKLGVPVGEPGPGNEATDAAPPEPDEPVVLLEAIGPVHQNRFIRQERKQQQQQQQQQQGTEEQLPDRRPPEGRGSISGIVETPGQRPSPAEAQEQNPVGRASREQKLSLGEARDRRLGVADNLEQSYRPAEALEWRLSPRETEERSSGLSESWKWKKSSGETPERNLSPAEPQEQTSQGSEMGECSLSPGDNGEQRLGMTETHKWRMNSRETHEQNRELLEAREWRLTAGEESKRSSGESGTEQRLMQRKSRDSGLLETQRCRLSPGEFREQSPGVMEAVEMRLNLGEDVGKSSRQMEVRKWRLNSGKAREWSPARSEAREHKSVHSDFGDQKLGLPGVEAGEGRTGAAEEEAGDEGRMVSSLRSHYLGTSPLPPEEVGTKGSGPQEEEATEPQPLLKASVSPQPPAPPTPQPPGDPLMSRLFYGVKPGPGVGGPRRSGHTFTVNPRRSGASAASAPPEPQVPGPGKKRYPTAEEILVLGGYLRLSRSCLAKGSPERHHKQLKISFNESALETTYQYPSESSVLEELGPDPEALSTPGPPPSLPDEEDDEEELLLLQRELRGGLQTKALLVDESCRR; the protein is encoded by the exons ATGGCTACTGTCCCAGACTGGAAGCTACAACTACTAGCCAGGCGAAGACAGGAGGAGGCTGCTGTTCGAGGCCGGGAGCAGGCTGAGAGGGACCGACTGGCCCAGATGCCAGCCTGGAAACGGGGGCTGTTGGAGAGACGCCGTGCCAAGCTAGGTGTACCAGTGGGGGAACCAGGTCCTGGGAATGAGGCTACAGATGCAGCACCTCCTGAACCTGATGAGCCTGTTGTCCTTCTGGAGGCCATCGGACCTGTCCACCAAAATCGCTTCATCCGACAAGAGCGgaaacagcaacagcagcagcaacagcagcagcagggTACCGAGGAGCAGCTCCCTGATCGGAGGCCACCTGAGGGTCGAGGATCTATTTCAGGGATAGTGGAAACCCCAGGGCAGAGACCCAGCCCAGCAGAAGCTCAGGAACAGAATCCAGTGGGAAGAGCATCAAGAGAGCAGAAGCTGAGCCTGGgagaggctagagacaggagaCTGGGTGTAGCAGACAATCTAGAACAGAGCTATAGGCCTGCAGAGGCTTTGGAATGGAGGTTAAGCCCAAGGGAAACTGAGGAGAGGAGCTCAGGACTCTCAGAAtcatggaaatggaagaaaagctCTGGGGAAACTCCAGAACGAAATTTGAGTCCTGCAGAACCTCAAGAACAAACTTCTCAGGGATCTGAAATGGGAGAATGTAGTCTGAGCCCAGGAGATAACGGAGAACAGAGGCTAGGGATGACAGAAACACATAAATGGAGGATGAATTCCAGAGAAACCCATGAACAGAATCGAGAGCTATTAGAAGCTCGAGAATGGAGGttgactgcaggagaagaaagtAAAAGGAGCTCAGGGGAATCAGGGACAGAACAGAGACTAATGCAGAGGAAATCCAGGGACTCAGGACTTTTGGAGACACAAAGATGTAGGCTAAGTCCTGGGGAATTTCGAGAACAGAGCCCAGGGGTAATGGAGGCAGTAGAAATGAGATTGAACCTAGGAGAAGATGTAGGGAAGAGTTCTAGACAGATGGAAGTACGGAAATGGAGACTGAATTCTGGGAAAGCTCGAGAATGGAGCCCTGCAAGATCAGAGGCTAGAGAACACAAGTCAGTGCATTCAGACTTTGGAGATCAGAAGTTGGGATTGCCTGGGGTAGAGGCTGGAGAAGGGAGAACAGGGGCTGCTGAAGAGGAAGCTGGGGATGAAGGCAGGATGGTGAGCTCCCTTAGAAGCCACTACTTGgggacctcccccctcccacccgAGGAAGTTGGGACCAAAGGCTCAGGGCCTCAGGAAGAGGAAGCAACAGAACCTCAGCCCTTACTAAAAGCCTCGGTATCTCCCCAACCCCCTGCCCCACCAACTCCTCAACCCCCAGGGGACCCGCTGATGAGTCGCCTGTTCTATGGGGTGAAACCTGGGCCTGGGGTAGGGGGGCCCCGACGCAGTGGACACACCTTCACAGTTAACCCCAGGCGGTCTGGGGCCTCTGCAGCCTCTGCTCCACCTGAACCCCAGGTCCCTGGACCTGGGAAGAAGCGGTACCCCACTGCTGAGGAGATACTGGTGCTTGGGGGCTACCTCCGTCTTAGCCGAAGCTGCCTTGCCAAGGGGTCCCCTGAGAGACACCACAAACAG ctcaaaatttcttttaatgaGTCAGCCTTGGAGACCACCTATCAGTATCCTTCAGAGAGTTCTGTGCTGGAAGAGTTGGGCCCAGACCCTGAGGCCCTCAGTACTCCAGGCCCCCCTCCATCACTGCCAGATGAAGAGGACGATGAGGAGGAGTTGCTGCTGCTGCAAAGGGAACTTCGGGGAGGACTACAAACCAAGGCCCTGCTAGTGG ATGAATCCTGCCGCCGGTGA